Within Bradymonas sediminis, the genomic segment GCGAGTATTGGAGCGACGAGGTCACCAACTATCGTAGCCAACTGCAATCACAGTGCGCACCGGAATAAGTGTGCTGGCTTGAAACAGGCTTGGCTTCGGAAAGTGGACGCATCTCTGGTGCGTCCGTTTTTCGCATTCTGAAATCTGCGAATCAACAAGGCTCAAAGTGTATAAAGCGATGAATCCTATAAAAACCGGCAAGCGTGTTCTCTCCCTCCTGTGCGTGATGTCACTGTCGGGAATGGCGGTCACCGCCTCGGCCCAGGATATCACCAGCGGCGCCAAAAAGGACCGCGTCTCCGCGGATGCTAAGGCCGACGCCGTCAAGCGTGCCGGTGACCTCTCCAAGCGCCTCGACCAGGATAAAACCGTCGAGGATAGCGGCCCCAAAGGCCCCGAAGCCAGCCTGAAAGAGTTTCAGGATGAGCAGCAGAAGATGACCCCCGAGCAGATCGAAGAGCTTAAGCGCCAGATCAGCGCCAAGAATAAGCAAATGATCGCCAAGCTCGACCGGATCATCGCGGGCGACCCCTATAACGAGCAAAAGCCCGAGTGGATGTTCCAGAAGGCCGAGCTGATGTGGGAAGTCCAGCACACCGAATACCTGCGCGCGCGCGCCGAGTATAACCAATGCCTGGGCGCCGAGGACCAGGGCACCGCAGACTCCTGCAAAGAACCCGCCCCGGAGTACGCCGAGCCGCAGGCCATCTATAAAGAAATTCTGACCCAATATCCCGCCTACGACCGCCTCGACCAGGTCATCTACCGCCTCGGCGACGGACTTATCGAGGACGGCAAGGGCGCGCAGGCCGTCAGCTACCTGCAGCGACTGGTCAAAAATTACCCGAACTCCAAATTCCTGCCGGACGCGCACCTCGCGCTCGCCGAGTTCTTCTTCAAGCAGGAGTTGCTGGGCGCCGCGCGCGATAATTACGAGGCGGTCCTGAAGTTCGAGAGTAACCCGAACTACGACTTCGCCCTCTATAAGCTCGGCTGGGTTTTCTATAACCAGGGCGAGTACCGCAAGAGCGTCGACACCTTCAAGGCGGTCGTCGAGCGTACCGATGAGAAGCTTGGCTTCCAGAAGCAGGCGATCAACGACCTGGTCGTCGCCTATGCCGAGATTGACGACGGTTGGATGGAAGTCCGTGACTACCTGACCAAGCGCGTCGACATCGACTTCGCCTACCAGAAGCTCGGCCAGATGGCCGGCCTCTACGAGGGCCAGGGTAAATCCGACAAGGCCGTCGCGATCTACGAGTACTTCATCGCCGAGCGTCCGGATCACCAGCGTATCCCGACCTGGATGGAGTCGATCATCGTCGCCAAGAAGACGATCAACGACTTCGATGATCTCGAAAAGACGATGAACACCTATGTCGCCTATCTGGACCGGGATGGTACCTGGGCGCAGAAGAATAAAGGCAACGAAGGCCCGCTGAATAACGCCGATATGCTCTCGCAGGCGTCGCTGGCGTTCCTCGCCAACACCTACCACGTCCGCGCGCAGAAGGGTGATATCCAGCCCGATTACGTCAAAGCGGTCGACTATTATAAAGAGTTCATCCGCCGCTTCCCCGAAGCGCCGGCGTCCTTCGACATGAACTTCTTCGTGGCTGATATCTACCTGGTTCAGCTCAAGGAATTCGAGAACGCCGCGACCTATTATCAGAAGGTCGTCGACCTCTATAAGTCAGACAATGTTCCGGAAGGCGCTAAGAAAGAAGACGTCGACGAGATCGTGCAGGAGTCGGCCTTTGGTGTCGTGAGCTCCTATGACGCTCTGGTTAAGTCGAACCACCCGGACAGCATCCTGGTCCAGATGGCCGAGTACCAGAAGAAGTACGGCAACAAAGAGGTCAAGCGCGATAAGGTGGAGTCCGGCACCCAGTCCAAGCCCAACCCCAAGGTCGACCTGCTCAAATATGAGGAGGGCTTCGTTGTGGCGTCGGACCAGTTCTCCGAGATGTACCCGAACGAGGACGTCACCCCGACGGTCGACTACGTCTCCGCCGAGGTCTACAAGGCCCGTGGGCACTACGACCGCGCGATTCCGCGCTACGAGAGCATCATCGAAAACGCGCCGAAGCACCGCTACGCCGGCTACGCCGGTGGCAGCCTGCTCGTGTCGAATTACGTCCTCAAGAATTGGGACGAAGTCGAGAAGTGGGCGCGCTATATGATGGACAATAAGATCTTCCAGGTCACCCCGAAAGAAGACCTCGTGCAGGCCATCGCGCTTGCCATCAACGAGCGCGCGACCGAGCTCAAGGAAGCCAAAGAATTCGACAAGGCGACCGCCGAGCTGCTGCGTCTGGCCGAGGAATTCCCGAAATCCGACCTCGCCCCGGGCGCGTTGTTCAACGCCGGTGCGATCTACGAGTCGGGTGACGACCTCAACAACGCCGTCGCCGCCTACGAGCGCGTCGTCAACGATTATCCGTCCAGCCGTCAGGCCCCCGAGGCGCTCTTCGTTATGGGCGCCATCTTCGAGGCCCGCGCGGACTTCGAGAAGGCCGCCGACTATTTCGCGCAGATGGGCTCGAATACCGAGTACGTCAACGAAGACGGCGACAAGATCGAGTATAAGAACCACCCGCAGGCCTCCGAGGCGGTCTATAACGCCGCGGTGCTCGACGCTGCCATGGAGAAATGGGGCAAGTCGATCGAGACCTTTGAGAAATATATTGCCCTCTACGGCCAGGACGAGAAGGAGGCCGAGCAGGTCAAGTCGGTTCGCCTGCGCCTCGGGTATCTTGAGATGGAGCGTAAGGAGCCGAAGGCCGCGCTCAAGCGCTTCCAGGACTATCGCAAGCTCAAGGATATCACCCCGGCAGAGACCGTGCAGGTCGACACCGAGTTGGGCCTGCTGACCGAAGAGATCAAGGGCCGCAATTGGGAGAAGATCTCGAACGACTACTTCACCGCAGCGCTCAACACCTGGAAGACGCTCGAGAAAGAAGACCAGCTTAAGATGCGTTATTTTGCCGCGAATGCCCGCTTCCAGCAGGCCGAGCGCATCTATAACCAGTTCACCGAAGTGAAGCTGTCCTTCCCCATGAAGACGCTCATCGCCGGCATGAAGAAGAAGGGCGCCCTGGAGCAAGAGGCTGAGGGTATCTATCTGGAGGTCCTTGAGTTCGGCAGTCCTCAGTGGATCGCGGCCAGTGGTTATCGGGTCGGTCAGATGTACCGGGACTTCGCCAAGAACCTGAGCGACCTGCCGATCCCCGAGGGGCTCAGCGAAGAGCAGGCGATGGATTATCAGTGGACCCTCGACGAGCAAATCATGCCGCTGCAGGATAAGGCGCTGGCCGCCTTCCAGAGCGCGCAGAGGCGCGTCATCGAGAACCAGGCTTATAACGAGTGGTCGCGTCTTTCCTCCGAGCAGATCAGCGCGATGGAGAGCGAGACCTACCCGATCACCGAGCAAGACGGCGTCAAAGTCGAGCACGCACGGATCAACTTCTTCGTGCCCAAGCCGATGACCGATATGGACGCCATCGCCAAGGCTGTGGCCGAGCGCGAGGCTGCCAAGGTGCCGCCGACGCCCGAAGTCGCTCCGGACGCCACCGGTACGCCGGCTGGTGAGGCAGGCCCGCAGGCCAGCAAATAAGTCCAGATGCTCGACTTGAAGCAGCCGTGAATCATGGGCGGCGGCGCCGTGTGCGCCGACGCCCGCAAAATGAGTGAACCATCGGGAAAGATACCCATGAAGATACCGCAAAAATTGATGAGCCATCGCCTCAATAAACTCCTGGTCCCCCAACTCCTGCTCGTGGCCTTCGCTGGCGCGCAATTGGTCGCGTGCTCAAGCGCCCCGACCAAGGACGACAACCAGGTCGCCGAGCAGCAGAAAAAGGCCGAGATCGAGCTGCGCGCTGAGCAGATGGGCATGAGCGTCGAGACCGTCCAGGCATTTCAGGACGCCATCGAAGAGCTCGGAAAACCCGAGCCCGACCTTGAGAAGACCGAAGGTCTGCTGAAGTCGGTCGTCGCCGCGGAGCCCGACTTCGCCGAGGCGCATTATAACCTTGGCGTGCTTTACTCGACCCAGAACCGCTACGATGAAGCCGTGACGCATATCGAGACCGCGCGCTCAATCGCCCCGGGTGAGCTCAGCCATACGGTCGCCCTCGCCCAGGCCTACGCGGTCACCGAGCAATATACCAAGGCGCAGAACCTGCTCGAAGAGGTCATCGCGCGCCAGCCCACGAACCTGACCGCCAAGAATAACCTGGCCGTCCTCGCGCTTAAAGCCGGCGACGACGAGAAGGCGATGGAATACGTGCGCGACGTGCTTAAAGAGGACAATGAGAACGTCGGGGCGCTCAATTCGCTCGGGCTTATCTACGTCAAACGCGAGAACGCCTCGCTGGCCAAATACGTCTTCACCAAGGCGATTAAGCTCGCCGAGAAGAAGCCCGACCCCGACATCCATAATAACCTCGGCATGGTGTATATGGCCGAGGACGAGGTCGCTCAGGGCGTTAAGCAATTTGAGGCCGCCAATAAGGTGGACCCGAATTACCTGGAGAGTCGTCTGAACCTGGGCTCGATCCTCATCGAGTATCTTGACTATGAGCGCGCCGCAACTCAGTTTGAAGAAGCGGTTCGAATCTCGCCAAATAACTGCGTCGCCCACCTGGGGCACGCGGCGAGTAGCTTTGGCCTGGGTAAGGCCGAGGAGGCTCAGAAGGGGTTTGTCTTCTATGTCGAGAATTGCGACGCCGACCATGTCTCGAGCTTCGAGCGCCTGGCCAAGCTCAACGAGACCAAGCTCAATAACCCCGCCAAAGCCGCGGAGTATTACGAGAAGTTGATGACCCTGGTCGACGACGAGAAGAAGAAGGCCGGCTATAAAGCCATGGCTGGTTTCCTGAAGAATCAGGCGGAGAAATCCGACCAGAAGGAAGCCGCGCCGGTCGAGGACGAGCAAGCACCCGAGGATGACGCTCAAGCACCTGAGGCCGACGACGCCGACGGTGAGCAAGCCCCCGCCGAAGACGCCGCTGAATAAGTTGCGCGCGGCTTAAGCCCGCGGGCGCGTTGACGCTCCGCGGGCCTCTCTGTTACTTTCGATGCAGCCGAAGTTTCCGCTCATTGAGGAGATGATTATGCGAAAAACAATTGCGATCCTTTTTGCAATTACGTTTGTCCTGACAAGCGCAACCGCCTTTGCCCAGGACAGCGGCGAAGCCCGTTCTAAATTCTATGACTTCGACGATATGCTCGTTGATGGTACGCTCAAGACGCCCGACCTGATCAAGAACCAGGCGCGCGGTAAGGCTCAGTTTAAGCGTCTGCTTAATTTGAAGAAGAGCTTTATGCCCAATCTCGAGGAATCGGCCAACGAGGCCGCCCTCCAGTAGAATATGCCAGCCGCCCGGCGTCGCCGGTTTCTGCCTGTCGGCGGAGCCCGACGCTGGGCGCAGTAGCGTTTCACCACTCGTAGTATTGTAAACTCCGAAAGAGAGCTTAGTTACGATGAAAATCGTTTGCGGAAGTTGTGGTGCGAAGTACTCCATTGCCGACGAAAAGGTCCAGGGCAAAGTCTTTAAAATTCGTTGCAAGAAGTGCAGCAACGTCATCGTCGTAAAGGGGGACGCGCAACAAGAAAACGAACAGCCACAGAATTCTGTCGGGGATTCCAATCAGGCGGGTGCTTACGGCGCTGCGTCGACGGCATCGGAATGGTATGTCGTCGTTGATGGGAACCAGGTGGGACCGGTGTCTCCTCAGGAGATCGAAGGCTATTTCAGCGACGGCAGCGTGACCGGCGAGAGTTTCGCCTGGCGCGAAGGTCTTGGCGATTGGGTCGCGTTGAGCTCGCTGGATGAGTTCGCCCACCTGGCCTCCCCCGCTGGCGCGGTCGGTGAGGACGCGACCGCGCTGATGGAGAGTCCATTGGCTGCGGGCAACTTCGACACCTCGGGCTTCGGTGATGGCTTCGGGGCCGACGACGACGCGACTTCGCTTATGCCGGCTTCGGACTTTCGCGCGCAACTCGCCGCGAAAGAAGCCGAGGCCGAAGCGGCCGCTCAGGGCGGCTATGACATGGGCTCCGGGTTCGACTCGGGCGCAGCCTATGACTCGCCTGCGATGGACGCCCAGCAGGGTGGCTTCGGCGAGGCAGCCGCGGGCGGGTATGACGCCTTCGGAAGCAACGCGGACGCGGGCTACGACGCGAGTGGTTATGACGCGGCTGGCGGTGGCTTCGACGCGGGTGGCTACGACGCCGCCGGCGCCGGGTACGACGCGGGTGGCTATGACGCCGCGGGTGGCTACGATGCGGGTGGCGGATACGACGCCGCCGGTGGCTATGATGCGGGCGGCGGATACGACGCCGCCGGCGGTGGTTATGATTCCTACGACGACGATTCCGCGAGTCAGGGTGGCATGTTCGCTGCCTTCGACTCGGGCGCCGACGGGGCGGACTCCGGTTATGACGGGTTTGACGGAGTTGGCGGCGATAGTTCAGCCGCAGCCGCGCCGGCCAATGATCTTATCGGTCAGCGAAACGAAAACTCGGTGCTCTTTAGCTTGAGCAGCCTTGACCAGGTCAGCGCCGTCTCCGGCGATTCACCCGAACCCGCCGCCGGCGGTGACGCGGGGATCACAGAAGGCTCGGGTCTGATCGATATTCAAGCCCTCGCCTCGGCTCATAAGTCGATGAAGAACACCGGCGCCGCGGGCGCGGCAGGCCCGGGCGCAGGAGCCGAAGACCCCTTCGGCGCGGGCACCATGAGCATGCCCGCCCTGATGCCGATGGGCAGCCACAAGAGCAATAAAGGTCTGATTATTGGCCTCGCGCTCCTGGGCGTCGTGCTTATCGTCGGCTTCGGTGTCGTCGGTTATATGCTGATGAATAAAGATGAGCCGCAACCGACCGAGCGTATTATCGAGCGCGTGGTCGAGCGTGCCGTCCCGGCGGATGACTCCGCCGCGGCCAAGCAGGAAGCCGAAGCAGCTCAGGCCGCAGCTGCCGCTGCGAAGGCTGCCGAGGACTCCGAGAAGGACGACGAGGGCGCCGTCGCCGCTGCAGGGTCGGACGAAGAGAAGTCCGAGAAGGCAGCGCCTAAGAAGGCGGAGACGAAGCCTTCTTCGAAGCAAGCGGCTTCCAACACGAAGTCCAGCCCGGCGCCGGCTCCCAAGCCTTCGAGCCGACCCGCGAAGAAAAAGGACGACGATATCTTCGCGCTGCTGGACAAAAAGAAGGACGACAAGCCCGCTGCCGCACCCAAGCAAGCCGCTCCGAAAAAGGACGTCCCGGAGAAGTTGAGCCGTTCGATGGTCAAGAATACCATCAGCAAATATAACGGTCGGGTTCAGACCTGTTCGAGCAATAATAACAAGAACAAATTGACCGGCACCGTGATGGTCAAGTTCAACATTCAGGAGTCCGGCCGCGTCAGCTCCGCGTCCATCTCGACCTCGAAGTTCAAAGGCACCGACGTCGGTACCTGCGTCGAGCGAGTGGTCCGCAGCATGAAGTTCCCGGAGACGCGCTCCTCCCTGCCGGTTAATTATCCCTTCGTCTTAAGATAAGACCTCGGGTCCCTGGCATCAAAAAGCCCCTCAATCGTCGGAGTCGATGATTGAGGGGCTTTTTGCTCGCCGGGTTCGTTTCCTGGGCTATTCTTCGGAGTCCATCAGCCGCTTTAGGCGCTCTTGTTCGAGGCTCAGTCCGATGGTTGAGGCGTCCGCGACGGTGACGCGGCCCGGGGGGAAGCCCTTGGGTTTACGGATATATTTGGCGCGGGTGTAGGTGACGTCGATGAGCGTGTCGTTCTTGCCCTTCGAGAACCAGGCGGCAAGCGTCGCGGCGTCGAGGAGGTCTTCGTTCTTGAGCTCTTCTTTTCGCTGGTCCATGCGCAACAGAACATGAGAGCCAGCCCAGTC encodes:
- a CDS encoding AgmX/PglI C-terminal domain-containing protein, encoding MKIVCGSCGAKYSIADEKVQGKVFKIRCKKCSNVIVVKGDAQQENEQPQNSVGDSNQAGAYGAASTASEWYVVVDGNQVGPVSPQEIEGYFSDGSVTGESFAWREGLGDWVALSSLDEFAHLASPAGAVGEDATALMESPLAAGNFDTSGFGDGFGADDDATSLMPASDFRAQLAAKEAEAEAAAQGGYDMGSGFDSGAAYDSPAMDAQQGGFGEAAAGGYDAFGSNADAGYDASGYDAAGGGFDAGGYDAAGAGYDAGGYDAAGGYDAGGGYDAAGGYDAGGGYDAAGGGYDSYDDDSASQGGMFAAFDSGADGADSGYDGFDGVGGDSSAAAAPANDLIGQRNENSVLFSLSSLDQVSAVSGDSPEPAAGGDAGITEGSGLIDIQALASAHKSMKNTGAAGAAGPGAGAEDPFGAGTMSMPALMPMGSHKSNKGLIIGLALLGVVLIVGFGVVGYMLMNKDEPQPTERIIERVVERAVPADDSAAAKQEAEAAQAAAAAAKAAEDSEKDDEGAVAAAGSDEEKSEKAAPKKAETKPSSKQAASNTKSSPAPAPKPSSRPAKKKDDDIFALLDKKKDDKPAAAPKQAAPKKDVPEKLSRSMVKNTISKYNGRVQTCSSNNNKNKLTGTVMVKFNIQESGRVSSASISTSKFKGTDVGTCVERVVRSMKFPETRSSLPVNYPFVLR
- a CDS encoding tetratricopeptide repeat protein, which gives rise to MKIPQKLMSHRLNKLLVPQLLLVAFAGAQLVACSSAPTKDDNQVAEQQKKAEIELRAEQMGMSVETVQAFQDAIEELGKPEPDLEKTEGLLKSVVAAEPDFAEAHYNLGVLYSTQNRYDEAVTHIETARSIAPGELSHTVALAQAYAVTEQYTKAQNLLEEVIARQPTNLTAKNNLAVLALKAGDDEKAMEYVRDVLKEDNENVGALNSLGLIYVKRENASLAKYVFTKAIKLAEKKPDPDIHNNLGMVYMAEDEVAQGVKQFEAANKVDPNYLESRLNLGSILIEYLDYERAATQFEEAVRISPNNCVAHLGHAASSFGLGKAEEAQKGFVFYVENCDADHVSSFERLAKLNETKLNNPAKAAEYYEKLMTLVDDEKKKAGYKAMAGFLKNQAEKSDQKEAAPVEDEQAPEDDAQAPEADDADGEQAPAEDAAE
- a CDS encoding tetratricopeptide repeat protein, with the protein product MNPIKTGKRVLSLLCVMSLSGMAVTASAQDITSGAKKDRVSADAKADAVKRAGDLSKRLDQDKTVEDSGPKGPEASLKEFQDEQQKMTPEQIEELKRQISAKNKQMIAKLDRIIAGDPYNEQKPEWMFQKAELMWEVQHTEYLRARAEYNQCLGAEDQGTADSCKEPAPEYAEPQAIYKEILTQYPAYDRLDQVIYRLGDGLIEDGKGAQAVSYLQRLVKNYPNSKFLPDAHLALAEFFFKQELLGAARDNYEAVLKFESNPNYDFALYKLGWVFYNQGEYRKSVDTFKAVVERTDEKLGFQKQAINDLVVAYAEIDDGWMEVRDYLTKRVDIDFAYQKLGQMAGLYEGQGKSDKAVAIYEYFIAERPDHQRIPTWMESIIVAKKTINDFDDLEKTMNTYVAYLDRDGTWAQKNKGNEGPLNNADMLSQASLAFLANTYHVRAQKGDIQPDYVKAVDYYKEFIRRFPEAPASFDMNFFVADIYLVQLKEFENAATYYQKVVDLYKSDNVPEGAKKEDVDEIVQESAFGVVSSYDALVKSNHPDSILVQMAEYQKKYGNKEVKRDKVESGTQSKPNPKVDLLKYEEGFVVASDQFSEMYPNEDVTPTVDYVSAEVYKARGHYDRAIPRYESIIENAPKHRYAGYAGGSLLVSNYVLKNWDEVEKWARYMMDNKIFQVTPKEDLVQAIALAINERATELKEAKEFDKATAELLRLAEEFPKSDLAPGALFNAGAIYESGDDLNNAVAAYERVVNDYPSSRQAPEALFVMGAIFEARADFEKAADYFAQMGSNTEYVNEDGDKIEYKNHPQASEAVYNAAVLDAAMEKWGKSIETFEKYIALYGQDEKEAEQVKSVRLRLGYLEMERKEPKAALKRFQDYRKLKDITPAETVQVDTELGLLTEEIKGRNWEKISNDYFTAALNTWKTLEKEDQLKMRYFAANARFQQAERIYNQFTEVKLSFPMKTLIAGMKKKGALEQEAEGIYLEVLEFGSPQWIAASGYRVGQMYRDFAKNLSDLPIPEGLSEEQAMDYQWTLDEQIMPLQDKALAAFQSAQRRVIENQAYNEWSRLSSEQISAMESETYPITEQDGVKVEHARINFFVPKPMTDMDAIAKAVAEREAAKVPPTPEVAPDATGTPAGEAGPQASK